In a genomic window of Phacochoerus africanus isolate WHEZ1 chromosome 6, ROS_Pafr_v1, whole genome shotgun sequence:
- the CELSR2 gene encoding cadherin EGF LAG seven-pass G-type receptor 2 isoform X7, with translation MRSPAARAPLPTPLPPLLLLLLLLLLLRPLLGDQVGPCRSLGPGGRGSSGACAPVGWLCPDSSSNLWLYTSRCRDAGTELTGHLVPHHDGLRVWCPESGAHIPLPPAREGCPWSCRLLGIGGHLSSQGKLTLPHEHLCLKAPRLRCQSCKLVQTPGFRAGDSSAEESMGGRRKRNVNTAPQFQPPSYQATVPENQPAGTPVASLRAIDPDEGEAGRLEYTMDALFDSRSNHFFSLDPVTGAVTTVEELDRETKSTHVFRVTAQDHGMPRRSALATLTILVTDTNDHDPVFEQLEYKESLRENLEVGYEVLTVRATDGDAPPNANILYRLLEGPGGGPSEVFEIDPRSGVIRTRGPVDREEVESYQLTVEASDQGRDPGPRSATAAVFLSVEDDNDNAPQFSEKRYVVQVWEDVTPGALVLRVTASDRDKGSNALVHYSIMSGNARGQFYLDAQTGALDVVSPLDYETTKEYTLRVRAQDGGRPPLSNVSGLVTVQVLDINDNAPIFVSTPFQATVLESVPLGYLVLHVQAIDADAGDNARLEYRLAGVGHDFPFTINNGTGWISVAAELDREEVDFYSFGVEARDHGTPTLTASASVSVTILDVNDNNPTFTQPEYTVRLNEDAAVGTSVVTVSAVDRDAHSVITYQITSGNTRNRFSITSQSGGGLVSLALPLDYKLERQYVLAVTASDGTRQDTAQVVVNVTDANTHRPVFQSSHYTVNVNEDRPAGTTVVLISATDEDTGENARITYFMEDSIPQFRIDADTGAVTTQAELDYEDQVSYTLAITARDNGIPQKSDTTYLEILVNDVNDNAPQFLRDSYQGSVYEDVPPFTSVLQISATDRDSGLNGRVFYTFQGGDDGDGDFIVESTSGIVRTLRRLDRENVAQYILRAYAVDKGMPPARTPMEVTVTVLDVNDNPPVFEQDEFDVFVEENSPIGLAVARVTATDPDEGTNAQIMYQIVEGNIPEVFQLDIFSGELTALVDLDYEDRPEYILVIQATSAPLVSRATVHVRLLDRNDNPPVLGNFEILFNNYVTNRSSSFPGGAIGRVPAHDPDISDSLTYSFERGNELSLVLLNGSTGELRLSRALDNNRPLEAIMSVLVSDGVHSVTAQCALRVTIITDEMLTHSITLRLEDMSPERFLSPLLGLFIQAVAATLATPPDHVVVFNVQRDTDAPGGHILNVSLSVGQPPGPGGGPPFLPSEDLQERLYLNRSLLTAISAQRVLPFDDNICLREPCENYMRCVSVLRFDSSAPFISSSSVLFRPIHPVGGLRCRCPPGFTGDYCETEVDLCYSRPCAPHGRCRSREGGYTCLCREGYTGEHCEVSARSGRCAPGVCKNGGTCVNLLVGGFKCDCPSGDFEKPFCQVTTRSFPARSFITFRGLRQRFHFTLALSFATKERDGLLLYNGRFNEKHDFVALEVIQEQVQLTFSAGESTTTVSPFVPGGVSDGQWHTVQLKYYNKPLLGQTGLPQGPSEQKVAVVTVDGCDTGVALRFGAVLGNYSCAAQGTQGGSKKSLDLTGPLLLGGVPDLPESFPVRTRHFVGCMRNLQVDSRHVDMADFIANNGTVPGCPAKKNVCDSNTCHNGGTCVNQWDAFSCQCPLGFGGKSCAQEMANPQRFLGSSLVAWHGLSLPISQPWHLSLMFRTRQADGVLLQAVTRGRSTITLQLREGHVVLSVEGTGLQASSLQLEPGRANDGDWHHAQLALGASGGPGHAILSFDYGQQRAEGNLGPRLHGLHLSNITVGGVPGPAGGVARGFRGCLQGVRVSETAEGVSSLDPSRGESINVEPGCSLPDPCDSNPCPANSYCSDDWDSYSCSCDPGYYGDNCTNVCDLNPCEHHSICTRKPSAPHGYTCECPQNYLGPYCETRIDQPCPRGWWGHPTCGPCNCDVSKGFDPDCNKTSGECHCKENHYRPPGSPSCLLCDCYPTGSLSRVCDPEDGQCPCKPGVIGRQCDRCDNPFAEVTTNGCEVNYDSCPRAIEAGIWWPRTRFGLPAAAPCPKGSFGTAVRHCDEHRGWLPPNLFNCTSVTFSELKGFAERLQRNESGLDSGRSQRLALLLRNATQHTAGYFGSDVKVAYQLATRLLAHESAQRGFGLSATQDVHFTENLLRVGSALLDAANKRHWELIQQTEGGTAWLLQHYEAYASALAQNMRHTYLSPFTIVTPNIVISVVRLDKGNFAGAKLPRYEALRGERPPDLETTVILPESVFRETPPVVRPAGPGEAQELEELARRQRRHPELSQGEAVASVIIYRTLAGLLPHNYDPDKRSLRVPKRPVINTPVVSISVHDDEELLPRALDKPVTVQFRLLETEERTKPICVFWNHSILVSGTGGWSARGCEVVFRNESHVSCQCNHMTSFAVLMDVSLRENGEILPLKTLTYVALGVTLAALLLTFLLLTILRALRSNQHGIRRNLTAALGLAQLVFLLGINQADLPFACTVIAILLHFLYLCAFSWALLEALHLYRALTEVRDVNAGPMRFYYMLGWGVPAFITGLAVGLDPEGYGNPDFCWLSVYDTLIWSFAGPVAFAVSMSVFLYILAARASCAAQRQGFEKKGPVAPSSSSPTWCSARRSGRRSSSPAAASPARTLL, from the exons ATGCGGAGCCCGGCGGCCCGCGCCCCCCTTCCAacgccgctgccgccgctgctgctactgctgctgctgctgctgctgctgcggccaCTGCTGGGAGACCAAGTGGGGCCCTGTCGTTCCCTGGGGCCCGGGGGACGCGGCTCCTCGGGGGCCTGCGCCCCCGTGGGCTGGCTCTGTCCAGACTCATCCTCGAACCTCTGGCTCTACACCAGCCGCTGCAGGGATGCGGGGACCGAACTGACTGGCCATCTGGTGCCCCACCACGATGGCCTGAGGGTCTGGTGTCCAGAATCTGGGGCCCACATCCCCCTGCCGCCAGCCCGGGAAGGCTGCCCCTGGAGCTGTCGTCTTCTGGGCATTGGAGGCCACCTTTCCTCACAGGGCAAGCTCACCCTGCCCCATGAGCACCTGTGTTTAAAGGCCCCGCGGCTGAGATGCCAGTCTTGTAAGCTGGTGCAGACTCCAGGGTTCAGGGCAGGGGACAGCTCGGCAGAAGAGTCCATGGGTGGGCGTCGGAAAAGGAATGTGAATACAGCCCCCCAGTTCCAGCCCCCCAGCTACCAGGCCACAGTGCCCGAGAATCAGCCAGCAGGTACCCCTGTGGCATCTCTGCGGGCCATCGACCCAGATGAGGGTGAGGCAGGTCGGCTTGAGTACACTATGGATGCCCTCTTCGATAGCCGCTCCAACCATTTCTTCTCCCTGGACCCAGTCACCGGTGCAGTAACCACAGTCGAGGAGCTGGATCGTGAGACCAAGAGCACCCATGTCTTCAGGGTCACGGCACAGGATCACGGCATGCCCCGACGCAGTGCCCTGGCCACGCTCACCATCCTGGTGACTGACACCAATGATCATGACCCAGTTTTTGAGCAGCTGGAGTATAAGGAGAGCCTCAGGGAGAACCTGGAGGTTGGCTATGAGGTTCTCACTGTCAGAGCCACAGATGGTGATGCCCCTCCCAATGCCAATATTCTGTACCGCTTGCTGGAGGGCCCTGGGGGCGGCCCCTCTGAAGTCTTTGAGATTGACCCTCGCTCTGGGGTGATCCGAACCCGAGGCCCAGTGGATCGGGAAGAGGTGGAATCCTACCAGTTGACAGTGGAAGCAAGTGACCAGGGTCGGGACCCTGGTCCACGGAGTGCCACAGCTGCTGTTTTCCTGTCTGTGGAGGATGATAATGACAATGCCCCCCAGTTCAGCGAGAAGCGCTATGTGGTCCAGGTATGGGAGGACGTGACCCCAGGAGCCCTGGTACTCCGGGTCACAGCCTCGGATAGAGACAAGGGCAGCAATGCCCTGGTGCACTACAGCATCATGAGTGGCAATGCTCGGGGACAGTTTTACTTAGATGCCCAGACTGGCGCTCTGGATGTGGTGAGCCCTCTTGACTATGAGACAACCAAGGAATATACCTTACGGGTTCGGGCACAGGATGGTGGCCGCCCCCCTCTCTCCAATGTCTCTGGCCTAGTGACAGTGCAGGTCCTGGATATCAATGACAACGCCCCTATCTTTGTCAGCACCCCCTTCCAGGCTACTGTCCTGGAGAGTGTCCCCTTAGGCTACTTGGTTCTCCATGTTCAGGCCATCGATGCTGATGCTGGTGACAATGCCCGCCTGGAATACCGCCTGGCAGGGGTCGGGCACGACTTCCCCTTCACCATCAACAATGGCACAGGCTGGATCTCTGTGGCTGCTGAACTGGACCGGGAAGAAGTTGATTTCTACAGCTTTGGAGTTGAAGCTCGAGACCACGGCACCCCAACCCTCACTGCCTCGGCCAGTGTCAGCGTGACCATCCTGGATGTCAACGACAACAACCCGACCTTTACCCAACCCGAGTACACGGTGCGGCTCAATGAGGATGCGGCTGTGGGCACCAGCGTGGTGACGGTGTCAGCCGTGGACCGTGATGCCCACAGTGTCATCACCTACCAGATCACCAGCGGCAACACCCGAAACCGCTTCTCCATCACCAGCCAGAGCGGTGGTGGGCTGGTGTCCCTTGCCCTGCCCCTGGACTACAAACTTGAGCGGCAGTACGTGCTGGCTGTCACTGCCTCTGATGGCACACGGCAGGACACCGCCCAAGTGGTGGTGAATGTCACTGACGCCAATACGCATCGTCCCGTGTTTCAGAGCTCCCACTACACGGTGAATGTTAACGAGGACCGGCCAGCAGGCACCACGGTGGTGCTGATCAGTGCCACAGACGAGGACACCGGTGAGAACGCCCGCATCACCTACTTTATGGAGGACAGCATCCCCCAGTTCCGCATCGATGCAGACACGGGGGCTGTCACCACCCAGGCCGAGCTGGACTACGAGGACCAGGTGTCCTACACCCTGGCCATCACCGCCCGGGACAACGGTATCCCCCAGAAGTCTGACACCACCTACCTGGAGATCCTGGTGAACGACGTGAATGACAACGCTCCTCAGTTCCTGCGGGACTCCTACCAGGGCAGCGTCTACGAGGATGTGCCCCCCTTCACCAGCGTCCTGCAGATCTCAGCCACTGACCGTGACTCTGGTCTTAACGGCAGGGTCTTCTACACCTTCCAAGGTGGCGATGATGGAGATGGCGACTTTATCGTAGAGTCCACATCAGGCATCGTGCGCACGCTGCGGAGGCTGGATCGTGAAAATGTGGCCCAGTACATCCTGCGGGCATATGCAGTGGACAAGGGGATGCCTCCAGCCCGCACGCCCATGGAGGTGACGGTCACTGTGTTGGATGTGAATGACAATCCGCCCGTCTTTGAGCAGGATGagtttgatgtgtttgtggaagagaACAGTCCCATTGGGCTGGCTGTGGCCCGGGTCACAGCCACTGACCCTGACGAGGGCACCAACGCCCAGATCATGTACCAGATCGTGGAGGGCAACATCCCTGAGGTCTTCCAGCTGGACATCTTCTCTGGGGAGCTGACCGCCCTGGTAGACTTGGACTACGAGGACCGGCCGGAATACATCCTGGTCATCCAGGCCACGTCGGCGCCCCTGGTGAGCCGGGCTACGGTGCACGTCCGCCTGCTTGACCGCAACGACAACCCCCCCGTGCTGGGCAACTTTGAGATCCTTTTCAACAATTATGTCACCAACCGCTCGAGCAGCTTCCCGGGGGGTGCCATCGGCCGCGTGCCTGCCCACGACCCTGACATCTCGGACAGCCTGACTTACAGCTTCGAGCGGGGGAACGAACTCAGCCTGGTCCTACTCAATGGCTCCACTGGCGAGCTGAGGCTGAGCCGGGCCCTGGACAACAACCGACCTCTGGAGGCCATCATGAGCGTGCTGGTTTCAG ATGGCGTGCACAGTGTGACCGCCCAGTGCGCCCTGCGAGTCACCATCATCACCGACGAGATGCTCACGCACAGCATCACGCTGCGCCTGGAGGACATGTCTCCCGAGCGCTTCCTGTCGCCGCTTCTGGGTCTTTTCATCCAGGCCGTGGCCGCCACGCTGGCCACACCCCCAGACCACGTGGTGGTCTTCAACGTGCAGCGGGACACGGACGCCCCCGGCGGCCACATCCTCAACGTGAGCCTGTCGGTGGGCCAGCCGCCAGGGCCCGGGGGCGGGCCCCCCTTCCTGCCCTCGGAGGACCTGCAGGAGCGCCTGTACCTCAACCGCAGCCTGCTGACGGCCATCTCCGCGCAGCGCGTGCTGCCCTTCGACGACAACATCTGCCTGCGCGAGCCCTGCGAGAACTACATGCGCTGCGTGTCGGTCCTGCGCTTCGACTCCTCGGCGCccttcatctcctcctcctccgtgCTCTTCCGGCCCATCCACCCGGTCGGGGGGCTGCGCTGCCGGTGCCCGCCAGGCTTCACCGGTGACTACTGCGAGACGGAAGTGGACCTCTGCTACTCGCGGCCCTGCGCCCCCCACGGGCGCTGCCGAAGCCGTGAGGGCGGCTACACCTGCCTCTGCCGAGAGGGCTACACGG GTGAGCACTGCGAGGTAAGTGCCCGCTCAGGCCGTTGCGCCCCGGGTGTCTGCAAGAACGGAGGCACCTGTGTCAACCTGCTGGTGGGTGGCTTCAAGTGCGACTGCCCGTCCGGAGACTTCGAGAAGCCCTTCTGCCAGGTGACCACGCGCAGCTTCCCCGCCCGCTCCTTCATCACCTTCCGAGGCCTGCGCCAGCGCTTCCACTTCACCCTGGCCCTCTC GTTTGCCACCAAGGAGCGTGACGGGCTGCTGCTGTACAACGGGCGCTTCAACGAGAAGCATGACTTTGTGGCCCTCGAGGTGATCCAGGAGCAGGTCCAGCTCACCTTCTCTGCAG GGGAGTCGACCACCACTGTGTCCCCATTCGTGCCCGGAGGAGTCAGTGACGGCCAGTGGCACACGGTGCAGCTGAAGTACTACAATAAG CCCCTGCTGGGCCAAACAGGGCTCCCGCAGGGCCCATCTGAGCAGAAGGTGGCCGTGGTGACTGTGGATGGCTGTGACACAGGGGTGGCCCTGCGCTTCGGAGCTGTGCTGGGCAACTACTCCTGTGCTGCCCAGGGCACCCAGGGTGGCAGCAAGAA GTCTCTGGACCTGACGGGGCCCCTGCTGCTGGGCGGGGTCCCTGACCTGCCCGAGAGCTTCCCTGTCCGCACACGGCACTTCGTGGGCTGCATGAGGAACCTGCAGGTGGACAGCCGACACGTCGACATGGCCGACTTCATTGCCAACAATGGCACCGTGCCTG GCTGCCCTGCCAAGAAGAATGTGTGCGACAGCAACACCTGCCACAATGGGGGCACCTGTGTGAACCAGTGGGATGCGTTCAGCTGCCAGTGCCCTCTGGGCTTCGGGGGCAAGAGCTGTGCCCAGG AAATGGCCAACCCGCAGCGCTTCCTGGGAAGCAGCCTGGTGGCCTGGCACGGCCTCTCACTGCCCATCTCCCAGCCCTGGCACCTCAGCCTCATGTTCCGTACGCGCCAGGCCGACGGCGTCCTACTGCAGGCTGTCACGAGGGGGCGCAGCACTATCACCCTGCAG CTGCGGGAGGGCCACGTGGTGCTGAGTGTGGAGGGCACCGGGCTCCAGGCCTCATCTCTCCAGCTGGAGCCAGGCCGGGCCAATGACGGGGACTGGCACCATGCACAGCTGGCACTAGGAGCCAGCGGGGGCCCCGGCCACGCCATCCTGTCCTTCGACTATGGGCAGCAGCGGGCAGAGGGCAACCTGGGCCCCCGGCTGCATGGGCTGCACCTGAGCAACATTACGGTTGGGGGAGTGCCTGGGCCGGCCGGGGGCGTGGCCCGTGGCTTCCGGGGCTGTTTGCAG GGCGTTCGGGTAAGCGAGACAGCCGAGGGTGTTAGCAGTCTGGATCCCAGCCGTGGGGAAAGCATCAATGTGGAGCCAGGCTGTAGCCTGCCAGACCCCTGTGACTCGAACCCGTGTCCTGCCAACAGCTATTGCAGTGATGACTGGGACAGCTATTCCTGCAGCTGTGATCCAG GTTACTATGGTGACAACTGCACTAACGTGTGTGACCTGAACCCATGTGAGCATCACTCCATATGTACCCGAAAGCCCAGTGCCCCCCATGGCTATACCTGCGAGTGTCCCCAAAATTACCTTGGGCCGTACTGTGAGACCAG GATTGACCAGCCTTGTCCCCGAGGCTGGTGGGGACACCCCACCTGCGGCCCATGCAACTGTGACGTCAGCAAAGGCTTCGACCCAGACTGCAACAAGACGAGCGGCGAGTGCCACTGCAAG gagAACCACTACCGGCCCCCTGGCAGCCCTTCCTGCCTCCTATGTGACTGCTACCCCACGGGCTCTCTGTCCCGAGTCTGTGACCCCGAGGATGGCCAGTGTCCATGCAAGCCAGGTGTCATTGGGCGTCAGTGTGACCGCTGTGACAACCCTTTTGCTGAGGTTACCACCAACGGCTGTGAAG TGAATTACGACAGCTGCCCCCGAGCTATTGAGGCGGGAATCTGGTGGCCCCGTACCCGCTTTGGGCTGCCTgctgctgccccctgccccaaagGCTCCTTTG GGACCGCTGTGCGCCACTGTGATGAGCACCGAGGGTGGCTCCCACCAAACCTCTTCAACTGCACGTCCGTCACCTTCTCGGAGCTGAAGGGCTTT GCTGAGCGGCTGCAGCGAAATGAGTCAGGCCTGGACTCGGGGCGCTCCCAGCGGCTGGCCCTGCTTCTGCGCAATGCTACCCAGCACACAGCTGGCTACTTCGGCAGCGATGTCAAGGTGGCCTACCAGCTGGCCACAAGGCTACTGGCCCACGAGAGCGCCCAGCGGGGCTTCGGGCTGTCCGCCACGCAGGATGTGCACTTCACTGAG AATCTGCTGCGGGTGGGCAGCGCCCTCCTGGATGCAGCCAACAAGCGGCACTGGGAGCTGATCCAGCAGACGGAGGGGGGCACCGCCTGGCTGCTGCAGCACTACGAGGCCTACGCCAGCGCCCTGGCCCAGAACATGCGGCACACCTACCTCAGCCCCTTCACCATTGTCACGCCCAACATTG TCATCTCTGTGGTTCGCTTGGACAAGGGGAACTTCGCGGGGGCCAAGCTGCCCCGCTACGAGGCGCTGCGGGGGGAGCGGCCCCCGGACCTTGAGACAACGGTCATTCTGCCTGAGTCTGTCTTCAGAG AAACGCCCCCTGTGGTCAGGCCCGCGGGCCCCGGAGAggcccaggagctggaggagctggCACGGCGTCAGCGGCGGCACCCAGAGCTGAGCCAGGGTGAGGCTGTGGCCAGTGTCATCATCTACCGCACCCTGGCCGGGCTGCTGCCCCACAACTACGACCCGGACAAGCGCAGCCTGAG AGTTCCCAAACGCCCTGTCATCAACACGCCTGTGGTGAGCATCAGTGTCCATGACGATGAGGAGCTTCTGCCCCGAGCTTTGGACAAGCCCGTCACAGTACAGTTCCGGCTGCTGGAGACGGAAGAGCGGACCAAGCCCATCTGTGTCTTCTGGAACCATTCCATCCT GGTCAGCGGCACAGGTGGCTGGTCGGCCCGAGGCTGCGAAGTCGTCTTCCGCAACGAGAGCCATGTCAGCTGCCAGTGCAACCACATGACAAGCTTTGCTGTGCTCATGGACGTGTCCCTGCGGGAG AATGGGGAGATCCTGCCACTGAAGACGCTGACGTACGTGGCCCTAGGGGTCACCTTGGCGGCCCTCCTGctcaccttcctcctcctcaccatCCTGCGTGCCCTGCGCTCCAACCAGCACGGCATCCGACGGAACCTGACTGCCGCCCTGGGCCTGGCTCAGCTGGTCTTCCTCCTGGGAATCAACCAGGCTGACCTCCCT TTCGCTTGCACAGTCATCGCCATCCTGCTGCACTTCCTGTACCTCTGCGCCTTTTCCTGGGCTCTCCTGGAGGCCCTGCACCTGTACCGGGCACTCACCGAGGTGCGCGACGTCAACGCCGGCCCCATGCGCTTCTACTACATGCTGGGCTGGGGCGTGCCCGCCTTCATCACAG GTCTGGCCGTGGGCCTGGACCCCGAGGGCTATGGGAACCCCGACTTCTGTTGGCTATCCGTCTACGATACGCTCATCTGGAGTTTCGCTGGCCCTGTGGCCTTTGCCGTCTCG atGAGCGTCTTCCTGTACATCCTGGCGGCCCGAGCCTCCTGTGCTGCCCAGCGGCAGGGCTTTGAGAAGAAAGGCCCTGT GGCCCCTTCATCTTCCTCTCCTACGTGGTGCTCAGCAAGGAGGTCCGGAAGGCGCTCAAGTTCACCTGCAGCCGCAAGCCCAGCCCGGACCCTGCTCTGA